A single genomic interval of Phocoena sinus isolate mPhoSin1 chromosome 15, mPhoSin1.pri, whole genome shotgun sequence harbors:
- the ZP3 gene encoding zona pellucida sperm-binding protein 3, whose protein sequence is MGPSYRLFVCLLLWGSLELCNPRSVWHDESQHLMPSKPPAVMVECQEDQLVVTVSKDLFGTGKLIRPADLTLGPDSCEPLFSVDTDTVVRFEAGLHACGNSVRVTEDALVYSTFLFHDPRPVGNLSILRTNRAEVPIECRYPRQGNVSSWAILPTWVPFRTTMFSEEKLVFSLRLMEENWSTEKTTPTFQLGDRAHLQAQVHTGSHVPLRVFVDHCVATLTPDWNTSPYHTIVDFHGCLVDGLTDASSAFKAPRPRPETLQFTVDVFHFADDSRNTIYITCHLKVTPVDQVPDQISKACSFSKSSNRWSPVEGPVDICRCCNKGSCGVSGSSRRLRHLEGQSVPRSRRHVTEEADVTVGPLIFLGKTRDHSVEGSTSSPPSVMLGLGLATVVSLTLATIVLGFMGKRRAASHPVCPVSASQ, encoded by the exons ATGGGGCCGAGCTATAGACTCTTTGTCTGCCTTCTGCTCTGGGGGAGTCTGGAGCTGTGCAACCCCCGGTCCGTCTGGCATGATGAATCCCAACATCTCATGCCATCGAAGCCACCCGCCGTGATGGTGGAGTGTCAGGAGGACCAGCTGGTGGTTACTGTCAGCAAAGACCTTTTTGGCACCGGGAAGCTCATCAGGCCTGCAGACCTTACCCTGGGCCCTGACAGCTGTGAGCCGCTGTTCTCTGTGGACACAGATACCGTGGTCAGGTTTGAGGCTGGGCTGCACGCATGCGGCAACAGTGTGCGG gTGACCGAGGACGCCCTGGTGTACAGCACCTTCCTGTTCCATGACCCCCGCCCTGTGGGAAACCTGTCCATCCTGAGGACTAACCGCGCGGAGGTCCCCATCGAGTGCCGCTACCCCAG GCAGGGCAACGTGAGCAGCTGGGCCATCCTGCCCACCTGGGTGCCCTTCAGGACCACGATGTTCTCGGAGGAGAAGTTGGTTTTCTCTCTGCGCCTGATGGAGG AGAACTGGAGCACCGAGAAGACGACGCCCACCTTCCAGCTGGGAGACAGAGCCCACCTCCAGGCCCAAGTCCACACCGGCAGCCACGTGCCCCTGCGAGTGTTCGTGGACCACTGTGTGGCCACGCTGACGCCGGACTGGAACACCTCCCCTTATCACACCATCGTGGACTTCCACGG TTGTCTCGTGGACGGTCTCACCGATGCCTCATCTGCTTTCAAAGCACCCAGACCCAGACCAGAGACCCTCCAGTTCACAGTGGATGTGTTCCACTTTGCTGATGACTCCAGAAACACG ATCTATATCACCTGCCACCTGAAGGTCACTCCGGTTGACCAAGTCCCGGACCAAATAAGCAAGGCCTGTTCCTTCAGCAAGTCCTCCAATAG ATGGTCCCCGGTAGAAGGCCCTGTTGATATCTGTCGATGCTGTAACAAGGGGAGCTGTGGCGTATCAGGCAGTTCCAGGAGGCTGCGCCACCTGGAGGGACAGTCTGTTCCCCGCAGTCGCAGGCATG TGACAGAAGAAGCAGATGTCACAGTGGGGCCACTGATCTTCCTGGGGAAGACTAGAGACCACAGTGTGGAAGGgtccacctcctctcccccctcgGTGATGCTGGGCTTAGGCCTGGCCACTGTGGTGTCCCTGACTCTGGCCACCATCGTCCTGGGTTTCATGGGGAAGCGTCGGGCTGCTTCCCACCCCGTGTGCCCTGTGTCTGCTTcccaataa